One part of the Mya arenaria isolate MELC-2E11 chromosome 3, ASM2691426v1 genome encodes these proteins:
- the LOC128229200 gene encoding uncharacterized protein LOC128229200, translated as MSLERELEYSLGKEHIPRYNHIAKCATWIDEKSTFFLRKLYIGETSVPIEFGDVTMVFQPKFILKEIESLFGPLQKRPDELLTEYDTAPQETNEFQPKISVTYSQDKNTGDDGYVVKAENEDNMRVRVVSEKKIQEALGSILEKIVLKQFVVKFSRIKQTVNEKQLGQGLADKNSYSIEMNKLNAFERESLVDTIREGQALLRRFGHYEAQINSSPSSTDEKILDAVFGVDGNVKGCGFRDGQLQIHVHKPSIPSERQRIKSELTNVLQNLKINSVVVFGDYDITPFSGSQVGDKAENILGKTGTLGGFAQIEGHLPQSESKLCALFARHFADPDEDNEEPPVQIFHQSGNKTKLGVVHRGNERSKYDISAVAVVSEVENNKFKTSEGLYSPSQLCLYEHDQLANLEELQVYIWANGEATPRRGKIAIPYYRLSSIDGHYVLIENICEWDRETNALVRKRLCESGHSGAIFCSDDPNRKFVTVYSMLEGMWNYKEVEKDASHKGIYMSFAVCKGLEDLGNKLGADIKLC; from the exons ATGTCGTTAGAAAGAGAGTTAGAATACAGTTTGGGTAAAGAACACATTCCAAGGTACAACCACATAGCCAAGTGTGCTACATGGATTGATGAAAAATCAACATTCTTTTTGCGTAAACTGTATATTGGGGAAACGTCTGTGCCAATAGAATTTGGAGATGTCACGATGGTGTTCcaaccaaaatttattttgaaggAAATAGAGAGTTTATTTGGCCCTCTTCAAAAACGACCGGATGAACTATTAACTGAATATGATACTGCGCCGCAGGAAACAAACGAATTTCAGCCGAAAATAAGTGTTACGTATTCCCAAGACAAAAACACCGGAGATGATGGGTATGTCGTAAAAGCCGAAAATGAAGACAACATGAGAGTCAGAGTAGTGAGTGAGAAAAAAATTCAAGAGGCATTGGGTTCAATCCTTGAAAAAATTGTGTTAAAGCAATTCGTGGTCAAATTCAGCAGAATAAAGCAAACGGTTAATGAGAAACAACTAGGGCAAGGACTTGCCGACAAGAACAGTTATTCGATAG AGATGAATAAACTGAATGCATTCGAACGAGAGAGCCTAGTGGACACAATACGTGAGGGACAAGCGCTTTTAAGGAGGTTTGGCCACTACGAAGCACAAATCAACAGTAGTCCCTCATCGACGGATGAAAAA ATTTTAGACGCAGTATTCGGCGTAGACGGGAATGTCAAGGGCTGTGGATTCAGGGACGGACAACTACAAATACATGTGCATAAACCTAGTATACCAAGCGAAAGGCAAAGAATAAAAAGTGAACTGACAAACGTTCTGCAGAATTTAAAAATCAACAGCGTGGTTGTTTTTGGCGATTACGACATCACCCCTTTTTCGGGATCCCAAGTTGGAGATAAAGCTGAGAACATTTTGGGTAAAACAGGAACGCTTGGTGGTTTTGCTCAAATAGAAGGTCATCTTCCTCAAAGTGAAAGCAAACTTTGTGCTCTCTTTGCGAGACATTTTGCAGATCCCGATGAAGACAACGAAGAACCTCCAgtacaaatatttcatcaaagtGGTAACAAAACAAAGCTTGGAGTGGTTCATCGAGGAAATGAAAGAAGCAAATATGATATTTCTGCTGTAGCAGTTGTATCTGAGGTcgaaaacaacaaattcaaaacttcTGAGGGCCTATATTCACCCAGCCAACTATGCCTTTACGAACATGATCAACTGGCAAATCTTGAGGAACTACAAGTCTACATTTGGGCAAATGGAGAGGCGACTCCACGACGAGGAAAGATCGCAATTCCGTACTATCGCCTTAGTTCAATCGATGGTCATTACGTGTTGATTGAGAACATTTGTGAGTGGGATAGAGAAACCAACGCGCTTGTGAGAAAGAGACTGTGTGAATCTGGTCATAGCGGGGCTATTTTCTGTTCCGACGATCCGAACAGAAAATTTGTCACTGTTTATTCAATGCTTGAAGGTATGTGGAACTACAAAGAAGTGGAAAAAGATGCCTCTCACAAAGGCATTTACATGTCGTTTGCCGTCTGCAAAGGGTTGGAGGATTTGGGCAATAAACTTGGCGCCGATATCAAGCTTTGTTAG
- the LOC128228564 gene encoding uncharacterized protein LOC128228564 codes for MALNSFILSMEYIPRYKYIAKYATELDGKATFFLRRLYPKDTFVPLEFGDVTISLHSECLSKGKECLNGHLRKISNEVLNENRSTLLERKCQPQISVGEYVVKVKNEEDMEVSLKNMEQLQDALELLLEKFVFKQFMVKFNKICVLKPKLNEQQFGQETDDDNNSYSIEINNLNAVDRENLMDTIREGQALLRRFDNASIQTCSMHTSMNDEIIDAVFGVDKKVKGCGFRDGQLQIHVQMPSLKCERQRIKSEMSDVLKTFKIDHMVIFGDYDITPFSGSKVGDKAENILGRTGTLGGFARIEGHLSLSECQLCALFARHFADPDEDNEEPPVYIFDQSGNKTAIGVVHRGNGKNKYDISAVAVVSEVGNNKFKTSEGLYSPSQLCLFEHDQLAKFEELQVYIWANGEATPRRGKITIPYYRCRAMDGHYVLIEDLCVWDRETNALVRKRLCESGHSGAIFCSDDPNGKSINVYSMLVGMWNYKEVDNDASHKGVYMTFAVCKGLEDLSDKLGADIKLC; via the exons ATGGCGTTGAACTCTTTCATTTTGAGCATGGAATACATCCCGAGGTACAAATACATAGCTAAATATGCTACAGAGCTTGATGGAAAAGCTACCTTCTTTTTACGCAGACTGTATCCTAAAGATACGTTTGTACCATTAGAATTTGGAGATGTTACCATTTCATTACATTCGGAATGTCTTTCAAAAGGAAAAGAGTGCCTTAATGGTCATCTccgaaaaatatcaaatgaagtattaaatgaaaatcGTTCTACATTGCTTGAGAGGAAATGTCAGCCACAGATAAGTGTTGGTGAGTATGTCGTTAAGGTAAAAAACGAAGAAGACATGGAAGTCTCATTGAAAAATATGGAACAGCTTCAAGACGCGTTGGAATTACTCcttgaaaagtttgtttttaagcaATTCATGGTCAAATTTAACAAGATATGTGTACTAAAGCCGAAGCTGAATGAGCAACAATTTGGCCAGGAAACTGATGACGACAACAACAGTTATTCGATAG AAATAAACAATCTGAATGCGGTTGACAGAGAAAACCTCATGGATACCATACGTGAGGGCCAAGCGCTGTTAAGGAGGTTTGACAATGCCAGCATTCAGACCTGCAGTATGCACACCTCGATGAACGATGAA ATTATAGACGCTGTTTTTGGCGTAGACAAGAAGGTTAAAGGATGCGGCTTCAGAGACGGACAActccaaatacatgtacagatGCCTAGTCTGAAATGCGAAAGACAACGAATAAAAAGCGAAATGTCAGATGTTCTAAAGACTTTCAAGATCGACCATATGGTGATATTTGGCGATTACGACATCACCCCTTTTTCGGGATCCAAAGTTGGAGATAAAGCTGAGAACATTTTGGGTAGAACAGGAACGCTTGGAGGTTTTGCTCGAATAGAAGGTCATCTTTCACTAAGTGAATGCCAACTTTGTGCTCTCTTTGCGAGACATTTTGCAGATCCCGATGAGGACAACGAAGAGCCTCCAGTATATATATTTGATCAAAGTGGTAACAAAACTGCCATTGGAGTGGTTCATCGAGGAAACggaaaaaacaaatatgatatttctGCTGTAGCAGTTGTATCTGAGGTCGgaaacaacaaattcaaaacttcTGAGGGCCTATATTCACCCAGCCAACTATGCCTTTTCGAACATGATCAACTGGCAAAATTTGAGGAGCTACAAGTCTACATTTGGGCAAATGGAGAAGCGACTCCACGACGAGGAAAGATCACAATTCCGTACTATCGCTGTCGTGCAATGGACGGTCATTACGTCTTGATTGAGGACCTTTGTGTGTGGGACAGAGAAACCAACGCGCTTGTGAGAAAGAGACTGTGTGAATCTGGTCATAGCGGGGCTATATTCTGTTCCGACGATCCGAATGGAAAATCTATCAATGTGTATTCAATGCTTGTAGGTATGTGGAACTATAAAGAAGTGGATAATGATGCCTCACACAAAGGCGTGTACATGACGTTTGCCGTCTGCAAAGGATTGGAAGACTTGAGCGATAAACTTGGCGCCGATATCAAGCTTTGTTAG
- the LOC128226588 gene encoding palmitoyltransferase ZDHHC22-like — MGVTSERVELPFVNSSLWRMNKDRRRRNGCLLWLVVTGRSVVALLLSAQLYMCVNQITPVLYSDLPTRILFQGFVVFTVFQVVINWIMAMTYSSTYDLYLHVFESTWLQRDFCGETENGQHLRGQLLPEYDTAKMYPRRYCEICRINKPFRTHHCKICNVCILKRDHHCYLTGNCIGLKNQKYFIVGAFYTTIVSIVCGYLCAKYLYLLMYVSTTASWFDLFLPVTFIRWIFGCISGFNSLAILFCYIDVFFAVEGARVFLVQMFLAVNGMTLHELKKRRAISNVNTTRYNLHSVFGKYWLLNFIFPVSWGSQSK; from the exons ATGGGAGTAACAAGTGAACGTGTGGAGCTTCCATTCGTGAATTCGTCGTTATGGCGAATGAACAAGGATAGGAGGAGAAGGAATGGGTGTCTGTTATGGCTGGTA GTTACAGGGCGATCAGTGGTTGCACTTCTGCTTTCTGCCCAACTGTATATGTGTGTGAATCAAATAACACCTGTTCTCTACTCCGATCTTCCGACTCGGATATTATTTCAAGGTTTCGTCGTCTTCACAGTTTTCCAAGTTGTAATAAACTGGATAATGGCAATGACGTATTCTTCGACCTACGATTTATATTTACACGTTTTTGAAAGTACCTGGCTGCAAAGAGACTTCTGTGGCGAAACAGAAAATGGGCAACATTTAAGAGGACAACTATTGCCCGAATATGATACAGCGAAAATGTACCCAAGACGATACTGTGAGATCTGCAGGATAAACAAGCCATTTCGGACCCATCATTGCAAGATATGCAACGTTTGTATTCTTAAACGAGACCACCATTGCTATCTGACTGGAAACTGCATTGGACTGAAGAATCAGAAGTACTTCATAGTTGGCGCTTTCTACACCAcaattgtcagtattgtatgcGGATACTTATGCGCGAAATACCTATATCTTTTGATGTACGTGTCCACAACGGCTTCGTGGTTCGACTTATTTCTACCAGTTACATTTATACGATGGATATTTGGCTGCATTTCCGGATTCAACAGTCTGGCtatcttgttttgttacatCGATGTATTTTTCGCTGTTGAAGGTGCCCGGGTATTTCTTGTCCAGATGTTTCTAGCGGTTAATGGAATGACGCTTCACGAATTGAAGAAACGGCGAGCAATATCGAATGTTAACACAACCCGTTACAACTTACATTCAGTCTTCGGCAAATATTGGTTACTAAATTTCATCTTTCCAGTGTCTTGGGGTTCCCAAAGTAAGTGA